From Triticum aestivum cultivar Chinese Spring chromosome 7B, IWGSC CS RefSeq v2.1, whole genome shotgun sequence:
CTccttgtcaaagattagtcggtactagaggggTTGTTCgctcctctcaagaaactggtaacGTACCATAGCATGAGAATCAAGGTAAGCAGGTGGTAACTCTAGGTAACGTCCATAGCATCAGAATCAAGGTAAGCAGGTGGTAACTCAATGTCATTTTCTCTTATAGGTACCCCAAGATAATTAGCAAACCGggtggcataaatcccaccaaagaaaTCTTCATCTTTAGCATTATTATGTAACCTCCTtgcaataatagcccccaagttatatcgtttATCACCCATTACGGCACGCTTGAGGACACTAAGATTTGATGCACAAAGGTGGttatgatcatgtttaccattaatgcatctacctataaagagagcaaaataatgtatagcaagaaagtgaatgctccctatagtagcttgtgttACATTTCTAGTTTCTGCCCTAGTTATGTTAGCAAGGAAATCAGTGCAATCAGCTTTAAGAGGTTCACTATGAATGCCCCATTGCGGTATTTTGCATACTTACTTTTGGCACTCTTactttttgacaatacatcacaaatgtcattccgtggcaaaagtaatagcttttatttcatttttgccactcttagattttgacaatgtatcacaattgccactctcaaattattgcttttgccattgaatggcaattgtgatgtattgtcaaaaactaagagtggcaaaagtgaaatgtcaaattctagagtggcataagcaaagtggtcAAAAACTAAATTGGCATAGTAAAGTGGTCAAAAGCTAGAGTGGAAAAAACGAGAACGGCGTTTCGGTGCCCGGGTGCATCTGCACCCGGTCAAAAAAAAAtcgtaaaaaattcagaaaaattccaaaaattccaaaaaaaaattgggtggtagacaatttgatgcgtgaggtacgctccaattttcaaaacatttggacttctgtgcagctctcagcaaaaaaaacaAATCGAAGGtcagtatttattttgatttttttcatgagcgcaggtgcagatgagctcgggctcAAATTCGAATTTTCCGGAAAAAACAAAGTTTTTCCATCAACAAGTGAGCTACTCTCCCAAACCCCAAACCGGTCGCGGAAAAAGAGGGGAGGTGTGGGCTCCCTCCCTCCCCAAGACCAGACCCCTGTCTTTTCTTTGTTCGATTCCCACTCCACTCGGCGGATTCCTCGCAGTTTCCTTTCTCTCCTTTGCGGACGTGGGCCCGCCGGACCGACCCTTTCATCAGTCCTCCACTCCCCGCTACTCTtcacactcactcactcactcacactTCGCCTTCTTTCCCCATCCCcaggcatcggcggcggcggcggccccctCGTTCCCACTCTCACTCTCCCAGCATCCGGGCTCCAGAGCGGAGAGACGGTAGAGCGAGCGAGAGATGGGGGAGACGAGGAGCTGGAGCTCTCTGCTGGTGCACATTCTGGTGATCGCCCTCTGCCTCACCGCCTTCGGCTTCGCCAtcgccgccgagcgccgccgcaGCACGGTACTGTACGCGTCCTTCTCTCTTCCTGCAAGTGCCCCCGGCCGCCGCGCGTCTCTGGATCGGACGGATCCCGAGAGGCCGGGCGTAGATCATCTGCGATTTTGTCTGAACCACCGAGGGTTCTTGCGTAGGGCATTCCTGCCGTCGGTTGGTTGGTGGAGAAAAGTTGGATTAGGTTTTGTTTGAGCACATAtctatctttttttttttgaggatcggGTTTGGTGATAGATGGTACTAGTATCGGAAGCAGGTCAGCCCAGCCCGATTTGTTAAAACTGCTACAgtagttttatttattttgaaaaaaaaacttgtcATCTCGCACGAGTTCGTATTTGCTCAGCTGATACACGAGCGTTCAGGTTCAACCGTTCACTGCTCCGGTGAGAAACGCAGGTGCTTTGGGAACTTTGTGTACTTGTATTTCGTTCAGGCTGTAAAGATTTGAACCCAAATCGTCCCATCTCTAAACAAGTTTGGTTTCTACAGTATATATTTGGCGTCTTTGATTTCCAGTAACGCAATAATAGGGAACATTTAGGTGCAATATCATGCCCACTTGAATTCTACATGATTGAATTTGCACCAAAAGTTGTTCGGTTGCGGCCTTGGAAAAATAAAGGAACCTAGTGAATTCAGAGAGCTTTTACAAGCTGAATGTAATCCGGGTGTTTGATCATTTTAAATGATCTTTGTTCAAAAAAAGGAACCTGCCCAAAATGGTCGAGTTAATTGGAAAATACTTATGAATGTAGTGCAAATGAATCAGTTGGAAAAAATCATGTGGGATGCAAACCTGAAACAAACAGCTCACTGTCCACGCAGGAAGAACTCTACCCATCTCATCCTTAATGTTAACCTAGAAGGTACTGTACTAGTCAATCTGCTCATCTCAGCTACAATCATTGGTTCAAACCTAGATTCTTCTGTATTGAAATGAAGTGTACATATTTTAGCCGAGGCTTTGTGAGGTCTAGTCCACCATATTCAAGGGCATCTACCTTGAGAAGATTTCTCATTTGGCCCATGGAGGAGCTAATCCGTGGATCATGACGGAGAGGAAACGGGCTGGACTTGAATGGCAGATTGATCTTCCGCAGCCGCGGAGTGGCATGAGAGATATTTTCTCCACATATAATCAGCTGATAATCTTATCAGTAGTAGTTAACTTTGAACAGTTTTTTTCATTTGGTGATACCAAATAGTCGAagtgtttctgtttttatttacacATCAATTCTTCTTATCGAAAACCGATCAACATTGGCAGCTAACTATGTCAATTACAGCAAAAGTTTCAATTCTTTTTAGCAGCTTTATGCAAGGTAAATGACCTGGATGATGGGCTGCATCATCCTGGCCTATTTCCCCCTTGATTAGTTTCTGTCTGTTTTATACTTCTGCTGATCATGAATAACTTATCACTTACTTTCTTGTCACAACAGGGTTCGATAGTCACAGACATCAACAACTCCACATATTGCACTTATGACTCCGATATTTCCACCGGCTATGGTGTCGGCGCCTTCCTATTTCTCCTCTCGGGCCAATCACTCCTTATGGGAGTTACAAAGTGCATGTGCTTTGGGCAACCGCTGGCACCCGGTGGAAGCAGAGCCTGGTCCATTATCTACTTTGTATCTTCATGGTAATTCCTATGTCCCACAGGAAACAATTCTTTTCTTTCACTGCCCAAGTTATGTTACCCTTTAATATGTAACGAGCATTTACCTGCACATCATCAGGATCACATTCATAATCGCCGAGTCCTGCCTGATCGCCGGAGCGACAAAGAACGCGTACCACACCAAGTACAGGCACATGATATACGCGGGGAGCTGGACCTGCGACTCTCTGCGGAAAGGGGTGTTCATCTCGGGGGCGGTCTTTGTGGTGTTCACCATGACCCTGAACGTGTACTTCTACATGTACTACACGAAATCGACGCGCCAGGCCGCCAAAAAGACCAACAAGGCCACCGCCAATGTCGGCATGGCTGGCTACGCATGACGAGGGAGAAGGACTCTGGTTTGATGGAACTTGCTTGAGTGCTGGATTTAGATAGATATTCTGGAGCAGAACGTAGTAGTTTCTGGAAAATGTAGCGTGTGGTATGGCTCTCTATGATCAGATCAGATGTGTTTGTTCAGGCCTAGTTCTCGTCTTGCCTGATCTACAGAATATTTGATGTCCAAGACAGCGGCATTGTGATACTCCTAGATCCAAGTTGTGAGAGTGAGCATGATCATATGAGAGGGGTGAACCGGATGGTCCACTGCCAACAGGCTaagaatttttaattttttttgagaaaCGCAATACAGACGCTCACTACTATGAACGCATGCCCCGTGTGAGCATGTCCTGAGAGACTGATCCGAATTGAAATTGACAAAGTCACCACGGGGGTTCCACTATTGACAAAAATGTCGT
This genomic window contains:
- the LOC123159110 gene encoding uncharacterized protein translates to MGETRSWSSLLVHILVIALCLTAFGFAIAAERRRSTGSIVTDINNSTYCTYDSDISTGYGVGAFLFLLSGQSLLMGVTKCMCFGQPLAPGGSRAWSIIYFVSSWITFIIAESCLIAGATKNAYHTKYRHMIYAGSWTCDSLRKGVFISGAVFVVFTMTLNVYFYMYYTKSTRQAAKKTNKATANVGMAGYA